A portion of the Bacillota bacterium genome contains these proteins:
- the glmM gene encoding phosphoglucosamine mutase: MGRLFGTDGVRDVANGALSPELAFRLGRAGAAVVAAKRGATAGAPSIVIGRDTRLSGDMLAAALAAGMMSAGARVLHAGVVPTPGVAYLVRELGADAGAVISASHNPVEYNGIKFFSHDGFKLSDEEEEEIERHVLDEAGRVRLDVDDGLPRPTGGGVGKSLEVADARDRYVKFVKSTCDVTLEGLRIVVDCANGAAFASTPRLLRELGAEVVSVSDVPDGTNINVDCGSTHPDAVCRAVLETKADIGLAHDGDADRLVAVDERGQLVDGDHIMAICGLYLLRQGRLPQKTIVATVYSNLGLVKAFEREGGSVVLAKAGDRYVLEEMRKRGVVLGGEQSGHIIFLDRSTTGDGAITALALLSVVRKTGLRLSELASWMQTFPQVLVNVRVRDKNGLVGNGVIDSAIARAAARLGSDGRIFVRPSGTEPLVRVLGEGPDREAVEEVVRDVAKVIGDALS, from the coding sequence ATGGGAAGACTCTTCGGCACTGACGGGGTGCGTGACGTGGCCAACGGCGCGCTTTCCCCCGAGCTCGCGTTCCGTCTCGGACGCGCGGGAGCAGCAGTGGTGGCCGCGAAGCGTGGCGCGACAGCCGGCGCTCCGTCCATCGTCATCGGGCGCGACACCAGGTTATCGGGGGACATGCTCGCGGCGGCTTTGGCGGCGGGCATGATGTCTGCCGGTGCGCGCGTCCTGCACGCGGGGGTCGTGCCTACGCCAGGCGTGGCTTACCTCGTGCGCGAGCTCGGCGCGGACGCGGGAGCCGTGATCTCTGCATCCCACAACCCTGTGGAGTACAACGGCATCAAGTTCTTCTCCCACGACGGCTTCAAGCTGTCTGACGAGGAGGAAGAGGAGATAGAGAGGCACGTCCTCGATGAGGCGGGGAGAGTCAGGCTGGATGTGGATGACGGCTTGCCTCGGCCCACCGGTGGCGGCGTGGGCAAGAGTCTGGAGGTCGCGGACGCTCGAGACAGGTATGTCAAGTTTGTGAAGAGCACGTGCGACGTGACCTTGGAAGGTCTGCGAATCGTGGTCGACTGCGCGAACGGCGCGGCATTCGCGAGCACTCCGAGGCTGCTGAGGGAGCTGGGGGCCGAGGTCGTCTCTGTAAGCGACGTGCCGGACGGGACCAACATCAACGTTGATTGCGGTTCGACCCATCCTGACGCGGTGTGCAGGGCGGTGCTGGAGACCAAAGCCGACATCGGCCTGGCGCACGACGGGGACGCAGATAGGCTCGTGGCCGTGGACGAGAGGGGCCAACTGGTGGACGGCGACCACATCATGGCCATATGCGGCCTGTACCTCCTCCGCCAGGGGCGGTTGCCTCAGAAGACCATCGTTGCTACTGTCTATAGTAACCTGGGGCTTGTGAAGGCCTTTGAGCGTGAGGGCGGGTCCGTTGTGCTGGCCAAGGCGGGCGACAGGTACGTTCTCGAGGAGATGCGGAAGAGAGGGGTCGTCCTGGGCGGGGAACAATCGGGTCACATCATATTCCTCGATCGCAGCACTACTGGGGACGGCGCCATAACGGCCCTCGCGCTCCTTTCGGTTGTCCGCAAGACTGGGCTGCGTCTGTCCGAGTTGGCCTCATGGATGCAGACGTTTCCACAGGTCCTCGTGAACGTGAGGGTCCGCGACAAGAACGGCTTGGTGGGCAACGGGGTGATCGATAGCGCCATCGCCCGCGCCGCAGCGCGTCTCGGCAGCGACGGGAGGATTTTCGTCCGCCCGTCAGGCACGGAGCCTCTTGTTCGGGTGCTTGGGGAGGGACCTGATCGGGAGGCCGTGGAAGAAGTGGTAAGAGATGTCGCCAAGGTGATCGGCGACGCTCTCTCCTGA
- a CDS encoding 2,3-bisphosphoglycerate-independent phosphoglycerate mutase → MVQIEVIKALAQKTESKIVMAVVDGLGGLPHPDTGRCALESARTPNLDALAARSSCGLVEPVGIGITPGSGPSHLALFGYDPLKYEIGRGVLEALGVGVELERTDVAARGNFCTVDESGIITDRRAGRIPTEKNRELVEMLRTIQVEGASVILEPGKLHRFVAVFRGDGLSGDIEDTDPQHTGEKPKPAAPRSPEAARTANIINQWLDKARCVLRSEHPANMVLLRGFAKHPDIPTMSEAFKLTPAAIATYPMYRGVARLVGMEVLETGTTIQDEVGTLRENFARFDFFYLHVKETDSSGEDGNFARKVEVLEDFDRNLPAIMDLAPDVLVITGDHSTPATLKAHSWHPVPFLIFSKWVRPDRITEFGETACAAGSLGTFPSLGVLPLSMAHALKLAKFGA, encoded by the coding sequence ATGGTGCAAATCGAAGTCATCAAAGCCCTAGCTCAGAAGACAGAGTCGAAGATCGTCATGGCGGTCGTTGACGGTTTGGGTGGTCTTCCACATCCGGATACCGGTAGATGCGCGCTGGAATCGGCGCGAACGCCCAATCTCGACGCGCTCGCAGCCAGGTCTAGCTGCGGCTTGGTCGAACCGGTGGGGATCGGGATCACGCCCGGCAGCGGTCCGTCCCACCTTGCCCTCTTTGGGTATGACCCGTTGAAGTACGAAATAGGAAGGGGCGTGCTCGAGGCGCTCGGCGTGGGAGTGGAGCTCGAGCGAACGGACGTGGCGGCTCGAGGCAATTTCTGCACCGTGGACGAGTCCGGGATCATCACAGACAGGCGCGCAGGGCGGATTCCAACGGAGAAGAACCGGGAGCTCGTGGAGATGCTTCGAACGATCCAGGTTGAAGGAGCTAGTGTCATCCTCGAGCCGGGCAAGCTGCATAGGTTCGTGGCGGTGTTCAGGGGCGACGGGCTCTCCGGGGACATCGAGGACACGGATCCGCAGCACACGGGGGAGAAGCCGAAACCCGCCGCGCCACGCAGTCCTGAAGCTGCTCGTACCGCGAACATCATCAACCAGTGGCTGGATAAGGCGAGATGCGTGCTACGGAGCGAGCATCCCGCGAACATGGTGCTTCTGAGGGGGTTCGCGAAGCATCCCGACATCCCGACGATGTCGGAGGCCTTCAAGCTCACCCCCGCGGCCATCGCCACCTACCCGATGTATCGAGGCGTGGCGAGGCTGGTCGGAATGGAGGTGCTTGAGACAGGCACGACGATCCAGGACGAGGTAGGGACCCTCCGGGAGAACTTCGCAAGATTCGACTTCTTCTACCTCCACGTGAAGGAGACGGACAGCTCTGGAGAGGACGGCAATTTCGCCCGCAAGGTGGAAGTGCTCGAGGACTTCGATCGGAATCTCCCCGCGATCATGGATCTTGCGCCCGACGTCCTAGTGATCACGGGCGACCACTCTACGCCGGCTACGCTCAAGGCCCACAGCTGGCATCCCGTGCCATTCCTGATATTCTCCAAGTGGGTGCGCCCGGACCGGATCACGGAGTTTGGAGAGACAGCGTGCGCCGCAGGCTCTCTCGGGACGTTCCCCTCCCTCGGCGTGTTGCCCCTTTCGATGGCGCACGCTCTGAAACTGGCGAAGTTCGGAGCGTAG
- a CDS encoding penicillin-binding protein 1A: MRKRHTVHRRVGREGKRDQGRPEGESGRTPGLRRGAVWRHIVLAAVATLLVAFALVRAFPLPAKQVGSVFYDIRGEVITSTAAGTRIQVPLSAVSTHLREAIVAVEDERFYRHPGVDPIGIARALVRNIRAGRIVEGGSTITQQLAKNMFLPPERTIARKVAELLLTFYLELKFSKDEILERYLNLVYLGHGAYGVEAGARLYFGKSARDVTLGEAAMLAGLTRGPFYYSPYRDMEAALRRREVVLHKMVSAGYITQSQARAATREPLVLVGLGTREVRAAPYFVDYVMGEVLRRLGDDGNLLYSGGLRVYTTLDMSMQRAAEMAFSAGLDPLTTERPAGSVVQPQGALVALDPTNGHVRALIGGRSYRETQFNRATEARRQPGSAFKPFFYAAALDEGFTAATTLACEPVTFWSARTPYTPTDYGEFDYHFRRLTLREALVVSCNVASVQLANLIGPAKGAEYAKRLGIKSPLGPHLSLVLGTSEVTPLEMATAFAPFANGGKSVEPVFILSVKDRRGRELLRDRPRVRQVLDPRTAFIVTDILKQVITKWGTAASIAGKVTRPAAGKTGSTQSYTDAWFVGYTPDLVCSVYIGYDDPSTPLGRSGGAAAAPIWADFINKALAGKPESAFRRPSGIVSREICHDTGFLATPACPNTRWELFKQEAAPNETCPWHGASPVTGASLQSH; encoded by the coding sequence TTGCGGAAACGGCACACCGTGCACAGACGAGTTGGACGGGAAGGCAAGCGAGATCAGGGTCGCCCTGAGGGCGAATCCGGAAGGACGCCGGGGTTGCGCCGCGGCGCGGTGTGGCGCCACATCGTCTTGGCAGCCGTGGCGACCTTGCTCGTGGCATTCGCGCTCGTCAGGGCGTTCCCGTTGCCGGCGAAGCAAGTCGGCAGCGTGTTCTATGACATTCGCGGGGAGGTCATCACGTCCACCGCGGCCGGCACCCGAATACAGGTACCCCTTTCCGCTGTCTCAACCCACCTTCGTGAGGCCATCGTAGCCGTGGAAGACGAACGCTTCTACAGGCATCCCGGCGTCGACCCCATCGGCATCGCCCGGGCGCTCGTGAGGAACATACGCGCCGGTCGCATCGTGGAGGGAGGAAGCACTATAACCCAGCAGCTCGCCAAGAACATGTTCCTGCCTCCGGAAAGGACCATCGCACGAAAAGTCGCTGAGCTCTTACTCACGTTCTATCTCGAGCTGAAGTTCTCGAAGGACGAGATCCTCGAGCGCTACCTCAACCTCGTGTACCTCGGTCACGGAGCGTACGGAGTCGAAGCAGGGGCGAGACTGTACTTCGGCAAGAGCGCACGCGATGTCACACTGGGGGAGGCCGCGATGCTCGCGGGCCTCACAAGGGGGCCTTTCTACTACTCGCCGTATCGCGACATGGAAGCCGCCCTTCGGAGGCGCGAGGTGGTGCTGCACAAGATGGTGTCAGCGGGATACATCACTCAATCCCAGGCCCGGGCGGCGACGCGGGAACCTCTCGTGCTCGTTGGGCTAGGGACGCGCGAGGTCCGCGCGGCACCCTACTTCGTTGACTACGTCATGGGGGAAGTGCTCAGGCGTCTCGGGGACGACGGGAACTTGCTATACTCCGGCGGATTGAGGGTGTACACCACTCTCGACATGTCCATGCAGAGAGCCGCGGAGATGGCCTTCTCAGCGGGGCTCGACCCCCTTACTACAGAGAGGCCCGCCGGGTCGGTGGTTCAACCCCAGGGAGCCCTCGTCGCTCTCGACCCCACGAACGGCCACGTACGAGCGCTCATCGGGGGAAGAAGCTATCGGGAGACTCAGTTTAACAGGGCAACCGAGGCAAGGAGACAGCCAGGCTCGGCATTCAAGCCTTTCTTCTACGCGGCGGCGTTGGACGAGGGCTTCACCGCCGCGACCACGCTCGCGTGCGAGCCGGTCACTTTCTGGTCCGCGCGGACTCCTTACACGCCCACTGACTACGGCGAATTCGACTACCACTTTCGGAGGCTCACGTTGAGAGAGGCTCTCGTGGTGTCGTGCAACGTGGCCTCTGTCCAACTTGCCAACCTCATCGGGCCCGCGAAAGGCGCGGAGTACGCGAAGCGGCTGGGCATCAAGAGCCCTCTCGGACCGCATCTCTCCCTCGTGCTCGGAACGTCAGAAGTGACGCCTCTCGAGATGGCCACGGCGTTTGCTCCTTTCGCCAACGGCGGGAAGAGCGTCGAGCCGGTATTCATCTTGTCTGTCAAGGACCGCCGCGGCCGCGAGCTCCTGCGAGACCGTCCGCGCGTGAGGCAGGTTCTCGACCCGAGGACGGCCTTCATAGTGACGGACATCCTCAAACAAGTCATCACTAAGTGGGGCACCGCAGCGAGCATCGCGGGCAAGGTCACCCGACCAGCCGCGGGGAAGACGGGGTCCACGCAAAGCTACACAGACGCTTGGTTCGTGGGGTACACCCCCGATCTGGTGTGCTCTGTGTACATCGGTTACGACGATCCCTCGACCCCACTCGGCAGGTCGGGCGGTGCGGCCGCCGCGCCCATCTGGGCCGACTTCATCAACAAGGCCTTGGCAGGAAAGCCCGAATCCGCATTTCGGCGGCCTTCCGGAATCGTATCCCGGGAGATCTGCCATGACACCGGGTTCCTGGCGACGCCCGCGTGTCCCAACACCCGTTGGGAGTTGTTCAAACAGGAAGCCGCGCCTAACGAGACGTGCCCTTGGCACGGCGCATCGCCGGTCACGGGCGCCAGCCTCCAAAGCCATTGA
- a CDS encoding DUF2089 domain-containing protein — translation MRRRALGRCPVCGEALHVARLSCPRCDTSIEGRFETCKFCQLSNEQKDFVEIFIKSRGNIKEVERELGVSYPTVRGRLDAVIQALGYPVEREKEDEAQTEARRKGILDSLARGEIRADEAIKLLKQR, via the coding sequence ATGAGACGAAGGGCGCTGGGTAGATGCCCGGTGTGCGGAGAAGCCCTCCACGTGGCGAGGCTGTCCTGCCCCAGGTGTGACACGTCCATAGAGGGTCGCTTCGAGACGTGCAAGTTCTGTCAACTCTCCAATGAGCAGAAGGACTTCGTGGAGATCTTCATCAAGTCGCGCGGGAATATCAAAGAAGTCGAGAGGGAGCTCGGGGTGTCGTATCCCACCGTTCGGGGCCGGCTTGACGCGGTCATACAAGCCTTGGGTTATCCGGTCGAGCGAGAGAAGGAGGACGAGGCACAAACGGAAGCGAGGCGCAAAGGCATCCTGGACTCGCTCGCGAGAGGCGAGATACGTGCCGACGAAGCCATAAAGCTTCTCAAACAGCGGTGA
- a CDS encoding Cof-type HAD-IIB family hydrolase: MIEIGIRLVAIDVDLTLVGRDLKIGERTRAAVQAATEAGCVVTLTSGRMFRATVPFAEELGIGGPLITYDGALIKSVKTGEIICHRPVPLEQAREVAAYARREGLHLNVYVDDTLYVERYDDETASYTSHTKVEAVVVGDLVAFMKRPPTKLLVVASEEEVERRLPEFKKHFGDRLHVVRSMPRYVEFTAESVSKGSALSILARYLGVRRDEVLAIGDSENDVPMLEFAGIGVAVRNAREEVKQAADYVAHGESGDGVVEAVSRFVLGRDV, from the coding sequence GTGATAGAGATCGGGATACGGCTTGTGGCGATAGATGTGGACTTAACTCTTGTAGGAAGAGACCTCAAGATCGGTGAACGCACGCGGGCGGCCGTGCAAGCGGCCACCGAGGCAGGTTGCGTGGTCACCCTGACGAGCGGACGGATGTTTCGCGCGACTGTTCCCTTTGCGGAGGAACTCGGAATCGGTGGCCCTCTCATCACGTACGACGGCGCGCTCATCAAGTCGGTCAAGACCGGGGAGATCATATGCCACAGGCCCGTGCCGCTGGAACAGGCAAGGGAAGTGGCAGCCTATGCGCGGCGGGAGGGTCTCCACCTGAACGTGTACGTGGATGACACGCTGTACGTCGAACGCTACGACGACGAGACGGCTTCGTACACGAGTCACACAAAGGTCGAGGCGGTGGTCGTCGGGGACCTGGTAGCCTTCATGAAGCGCCCTCCCACGAAGCTGCTGGTCGTCGCGTCGGAAGAGGAGGTGGAGCGGCGCCTGCCCGAGTTCAAGAAGCACTTCGGCGACCGCCTTCACGTAGTTCGGTCAATGCCGCGCTACGTTGAGTTCACCGCAGAAAGTGTGTCCAAAGGCTCCGCTCTCTCTATACTCGCGCGGTATCTCGGGGTTCGGCGCGACGAGGTTCTGGCCATTGGCGATAGTGAGAATGACGTGCCCATGCTCGAGTTTGCCGGGATCGGCGTGGCCGTCCGAAACGCTCGCGAGGAAGTGAAGCAAGCCGCGGACTACGTAGCGCACGGCGAAAGCGGCGACGGGGTCGTGGAAGCGGTATCCCGGTTCGTTCTCGGACGAGACGTCTGA
- the cdaA gene encoding diadenylate cyclase CdaA yields the protein MPFDIGLARFVEDLAKINVKQAVSAVADVLIVAYVIYKILVIIRGTRAVSLLKGIAILFVATMLSNLLGLQTVYWLLQKTITMLFVALPIVFMPEMRRALEQIGRGSLFAGPLGFLGKEDAAKLITDVARAAATMGREKVGALIVIERETGVAELMETGTKIDAVVSAELLVNIFTPNTPLHDGAAIIKGNRLVAAGCYLPLTENPAVSKRLGTRHRAALGISEQSDAAVVVVSEETGVISLAFNGKLARYLDEGALRERLGELLEPGRARQGLPGWLRGHAT from the coding sequence ATGCCGTTCGACATCGGCTTGGCGAGGTTTGTTGAAGACCTTGCCAAGATAAACGTCAAGCAGGCTGTGAGCGCCGTGGCGGACGTCCTCATAGTGGCGTACGTCATATACAAGATACTCGTGATCATACGAGGAACGAGGGCGGTGTCTCTGCTGAAGGGCATCGCCATTCTGTTTGTCGCGACCATGCTGAGCAACCTCCTAGGGCTGCAGACTGTGTACTGGCTTCTGCAGAAGACGATTACCATGCTGTTCGTGGCTCTTCCCATAGTGTTCATGCCGGAGATGCGGAGGGCGCTGGAGCAGATCGGCCGTGGCAGCCTTTTCGCGGGGCCCCTCGGATTCCTGGGGAAAGAGGACGCGGCGAAGCTGATCACCGATGTGGCTCGGGCTGCGGCGACGATGGGCCGCGAAAAGGTGGGGGCGCTCATCGTCATCGAGCGTGAAACCGGCGTGGCTGAGCTGATGGAAACCGGCACGAAGATCGACGCCGTGGTTTCCGCAGAGCTTCTGGTCAACATCTTCACCCCAAACACGCCTCTCCACGATGGCGCAGCTATCATAAAGGGGAACAGACTCGTGGCGGCAGGGTGCTACCTGCCACTCACGGAGAACCCGGCAGTGAGCAAGAGGCTCGGAACGAGACACAGGGCGGCGTTGGGCATCTCTGAGCAGTCCGACGCGGCGGTCGTGGTGGTTTCGGAGGAGACCGGGGTCATCTCCCTCGCTTTCAACGGGAAGCTTGCTCGTTACCTTGACGAAGGCGCTCTGAGGGAGAGGCTCGGCGAGTTGCTGGAGCCCGGACGAGCCCGACAGGGCTTGCCTGGCTGGCTGAGGGGGCATGCGACGTGA
- a CDS encoding DUF4097 domain-containing protein, whose amino-acid sequence MREEHMMILKMLEEGKITSDEAAALIDALDEATQAEPGFQGGRDDQGYSGEDGRKEAEADGEDDGGTGGGQAGKCAEKRESTGTWPDLSKINALADRLAQLAETSCGPVLESLAGHIEKVMERAVEEKERAMKRIRRARERTAERSDDEGDSGAPGCPGSGQSPLVGETFAKRFIGTFAPGVEVRKTFEGAFDGSCERVAVEAATSNGSIAVEPCDGPGFSVEIRARARGAGVDPSSARSMLEEAIDYKAGPGNLRIACCCGRAVSGASLVIRLPRRFRYDLELETSNGKVEIGALECGTISVETSNGRIDLDGTSSADAELETSNGRINHRGTAKRLAAETSNGSILVVPTGLTGEAFYELHTSNGSIQVLLDAGGGVGCRVDARTSQGAIRLALPDLAYQVNTKSMGHEEIVAATPGYEASVHKVMIKAETSNGSITILGGGEISRAAEGSDAPEPDEHR is encoded by the coding sequence GTGCGGGAAGAACACATGATGATCCTGAAGATGCTGGAGGAGGGCAAGATCACGAGCGATGAGGCCGCTGCCCTCATAGACGCTCTCGACGAGGCGACGCAGGCCGAGCCGGGTTTCCAAGGTGGCCGGGACGACCAGGGCTACTCGGGCGAAGACGGCCGCAAAGAGGCCGAAGCCGATGGTGAGGATGACGGAGGGACTGGCGGCGGCCAGGCAGGCAAATGCGCCGAAAAGCGCGAGTCCACCGGCACGTGGCCGGACCTCTCCAAGATCAACGCCTTGGCGGACAGACTCGCGCAGCTCGCCGAGACCTCGTGCGGCCCGGTGCTGGAGAGCCTGGCGGGCCATATCGAGAAGGTGATGGAGAGGGCAGTCGAAGAGAAAGAGCGTGCCATGAAGCGCATCAGGCGGGCGAGGGAACGCACCGCCGAGAGGTCGGACGACGAAGGCGACTCCGGGGCGCCCGGATGTCCCGGGTCGGGCCAATCGCCTCTGGTAGGGGAGACCTTCGCCAAACGGTTCATTGGAACCTTCGCTCCAGGCGTCGAAGTTAGAAAGACCTTCGAGGGAGCCTTTGACGGGAGTTGCGAGAGAGTGGCGGTGGAAGCGGCCACGTCTAACGGCAGCATTGCCGTAGAACCATGCGATGGCCCGGGGTTCAGTGTCGAGATTCGTGCCCGCGCAAGGGGAGCCGGGGTCGATCCTTCGAGTGCCCGGAGCATGCTGGAAGAGGCCATAGACTACAAGGCCGGCCCGGGCAATCTTCGGATCGCCTGCTGCTGCGGACGGGCGGTAAGCGGGGCCTCGCTCGTCATTCGACTCCCGCGACGCTTCCGGTACGACCTGGAGCTCGAGACCTCAAACGGCAAGGTCGAGATCGGCGCGCTCGAGTGTGGGACCATCAGTGTTGAGACGTCCAATGGCAGGATAGATCTGGACGGCACCAGCTCTGCCGATGCAGAGCTTGAGACGTCCAACGGGCGCATCAATCACAGGGGCACGGCGAAGAGGCTGGCCGCCGAGACATCCAACGGGAGTATACTTGTGGTACCGACCGGGCTTACAGGCGAGGCCTTCTACGAACTCCACACCTCCAATGGGTCTATCCAAGTCCTCCTCGACGCGGGCGGCGGCGTGGGCTGCCGCGTGGACGCGCGTACGTCCCAAGGAGCGATCCGCCTAGCTCTGCCCGATCTCGCGTACCAAGTCAACACGAAATCCATGGGGCACGAGGAGATCGTGGCTGCGACACCCGGTTACGAGGCGAGTGTACATAAGGTGATGATCAAAGCTGAGACATCCAACGGGTCCATAACGATCCTGGGGGGCGGCGAGATCAGCCGTGCCGCCGAGGGCTCGGACGCGCCGGAACCGGACGAACACCGATGA
- a CDS encoding CdaR family protein encodes MRLPVARDLHLRIAALLLAIVVWFVAGADIRRNQGDTVEKIVTVGLEVRGVASNLIVTSKPKDVELRIRGARQVVETLDGSKVRAYVSVAGRGEGEHGVRVQTFVPEGVHVIEVVPASTSVTVEAVIGRDMPVSVSLVGFPTEGYVPLQPSSTPRSVTIAGPRSKVEAVTNALAQIDVSGVAAEVSRDVPVLPVDGGGSPVDGVSVYPAAARVTVPVQGRTDLAPSMPAASNAGLGQMSGQGAGEASDRLEQAGEAGSVGAPEPRSGESRLRADLRKIESSR; translated from the coding sequence GTGAGGCTCCCGGTGGCGCGCGACCTGCACCTTAGAATAGCGGCTCTGCTCCTCGCCATTGTGGTATGGTTTGTGGCTGGAGCCGACATCAGACGAAACCAGGGGGACACGGTCGAGAAGATAGTCACCGTAGGCTTGGAGGTCCGCGGCGTAGCGTCGAACCTCATAGTGACGTCAAAGCCCAAAGACGTGGAACTCCGCATCCGTGGGGCGAGACAGGTCGTGGAGACTTTAGACGGGTCCAAGGTAAGGGCGTACGTGTCCGTGGCGGGACGCGGAGAGGGCGAACACGGGGTGAGGGTACAGACGTTCGTGCCCGAGGGAGTGCACGTCATCGAGGTGGTGCCGGCCAGCACCAGCGTGACGGTGGAGGCGGTCATCGGGCGAGACATGCCCGTGTCAGTCTCCCTCGTGGGTTTTCCCACCGAAGGTTACGTTCCGCTTCAACCGAGCTCGACACCGAGATCGGTGACGATAGCGGGACCGAGGAGCAAGGTGGAAGCAGTGACGAACGCACTCGCCCAGATAGACGTCTCCGGGGTCGCGGCAGAGGTTTCGCGGGACGTGCCGGTGCTACCCGTGGACGGCGGCGGGAGTCCCGTGGACGGGGTGAGCGTGTACCCGGCGGCAGCCCGGGTCACGGTCCCGGTTCAGGGCAGGACCGACCTCGCGCCGTCAATGCCCGCGGCTTCCAACGCGGGCCTTGGTCAGATGTCTGGTCAAGGCGCTGGCGAGGCTTCCGACCGGCTCGAGCAGGCGGGTGAGGCTGGGTCGGTTGGCGCTCCTGAACCAAGGTCCGGAGAGAGTCGGTTGAGGGCGGACCTGAGGAAGATAGAGAGTTCCCGTTGA
- a CDS encoding phage holin family protein, which yields MEALRFSGFLYRCLVNAIILLLIPYVMGPAVQVRGVLSAIVAAFVLGIVNALIRPVLIILSLPIQLLTLGLFTFVINGFMLWLVARWVGGFYVSGFWPAVLASVLLSIGSSILSFVVRDRSF from the coding sequence ATGGAGGCCTTGCGTTTCTCGGGTTTTCTCTATAGGTGCCTCGTCAACGCGATCATACTGCTTCTCATCCCGTACGTCATGGGACCAGCCGTCCAGGTGAGGGGAGTCTTGTCGGCGATCGTCGCGGCGTTCGTGCTTGGGATAGTGAACGCTCTGATACGGCCGGTCCTCATCATTCTGTCGCTGCCAATCCAGCTGCTCACGCTGGGTCTGTTCACGTTCGTCATCAACGGGTTCATGCTGTGGCTTGTCGCGAGATGGGTGGGCGGCTTCTACGTCTCCGGTTTCTGGCCAGCGGTGCTGGCTTCAGTCTTGCTATCAATCGGGAGCAGCATTCTGAGCTTCGTGGTACGTGATAGATCATTCTAG